From Candidatus Atelocyanobacterium thalassa isolate ALOHA, a single genomic window includes:
- a CDS encoding UDP-N-acetylmuramoyl-tripeptide--D-alanyl-D-alanine ligase, with product MNVNELVTVLGSNFQKQKSYFNLSSFDDIKVINTDTREIQKGDVFIALSGKNFDGHLFIREAIEKGASIVILEQEALVNSTYKVSHIVVGSALKAYQQIANWWRNKYKIPIIAITGSVGKTTTKELIAASLGMYGQVHKTYDNYNNEIGVPRTLLKLSKHHDYAVIEMGMRDLEEIRLLTKIIQPTIGIITNIGTAHIGRLGSKEAIAQAKCELLSEMSLDSIAILNNDDELLMKTAMRIWKGKTITYGLNKGDIIGKLINDRTLRVEGLNFPLPLSGRHNAINYLAALAVTKSLNLDWKKFTKQIKVEMPQGRSQKNYLPGDIILLDETYNAGLESMKAALNMLKDTPGKRHIAVLGAMKELGVNSSQFHREVGETAQALGIDVLYILIRDEEARAIPNGIKNIDGVRNIKVICCLSPEKLFEQLINDISEGDRILFKASNSVKLKSLVEQICKYFS from the coding sequence ATGAATGTTAATGAGCTTGTTACTGTTTTAGGGAGTAATTTTCAAAAACAAAAATCCTATTTTAACTTATCATCGTTTGATGATATCAAAGTAATTAATACAGACACTCGTGAGATTCAAAAAGGTGATGTATTTATAGCATTGAGTGGGAAGAACTTCGATGGACATTTATTTATTAGAGAAGCTATAGAGAAAGGGGCAAGCATTGTTATTCTTGAACAGGAAGCTCTGGTAAATTCTACATATAAGGTTTCACATATAGTTGTTGGCAGCGCATTAAAAGCCTATCAACAGATAGCGAATTGGTGGAGAAACAAATATAAAATTCCTATTATTGCTATTACTGGATCAGTTGGAAAAACTACCACAAAAGAGTTAATAGCTGCCTCTCTAGGTATGTACGGACAAGTTCATAAGACTTATGATAATTATAATAATGAAATTGGTGTACCTCGTACTCTTCTGAAATTATCTAAACATCATGACTATGCTGTAATTGAAATGGGCATGAGAGACTTAGAAGAGATTCGTTTATTAACAAAAATTATTCAGCCTACTATTGGTATTATTACTAATATTGGAACAGCCCATATTGGAAGATTAGGCTCTAAGGAGGCTATTGCTCAAGCAAAATGTGAATTATTATCCGAAATGTCACTTGATAGCATAGCTATTCTTAACAATGATGATGAATTACTGATGAAAACAGCAATGCGAATATGGAAAGGTAAAACAATTACTTATGGTTTAAATAAAGGAGATATTATTGGGAAATTGATTAATGATAGAACTTTAAGAGTTGAAGGTTTAAATTTTCCTTTACCTTTATCTGGTCGTCATAATGCAATTAATTATTTAGCAGCCTTAGCAGTAACCAAAAGTTTAAATTTAGATTGGAAAAAATTTACAAAACAAATTAAAGTTGAGATGCCCCAAGGACGATCACAAAAAAATTATTTACCAGGAGATATCATTTTATTAGATGAAACATACAATGCTGGACTGGAATCAATGAAAGCAGCCTTAAATATGCTTAAAGATACTCCGGGGAAAAGGCATATTGCTGTTTTAGGAGCGATGAAAGAATTGGGCGTAAATTCTTCTCAATTTCATCGTGAAGTTGGGGAAACAGCCCAAGCATTAGGAATTGATGTACTATACATACTAATAAGAGATGAAGAAGCTCGAGCTATTCCTAATGGGATTAAAAATATTGATGGAGTTAGAAACATTAAAGTAATTTGTTGTTTAAGTCCAGAAAAATTATTTGAACAGTTAATTAATGATATTTCGGAAGGGGATCGTATACTTTTCAAGGCTTCTAACTCTGTTAAACTGAAATCATTAGTTGAACAGATCTGTAAGTATTTTAGTTAA
- the lnt gene encoding apolipoprotein N-acyltransferase: MRILLVGFGGLLMGLSTAPFSNFYFAWIALVPLWVFLVSETTKHITHKKFKNKKNKLKLRRKINEKTLIAIVWGFSYHGFSLFWVTSLHPMTWIGISWISSFIITTFCWLFVTCWGIVLVLIWSFLMCCFTVNQTKEINYKKITSKCIESNTFLASSLFQSLKRIIFGIAIWCILEMIWSQSPLWWTSLSYTQSPSNLAILQLTKLSGYSTVTALIVAINGLISESILIINKNRKQFFLLNFLSIITILFSHLYGLFLYNHRALDSNDKKIKIGMIQGNIPNTIKLSPEGKVRALKNYSYGYEVLAKQKVDLIITPEVALPFNIQYVLDNSALSQKIMKYKVPIILGALGDQKNGYTNSLFTITDTGKILSRFDKVKLVPLGEYIPLENIFGKLINYLSPLENHLITGKNKQVFDTSVSQAIVGICYESAFSEHFRYQASLGGEYIVTASNNAHFTRIMPSQHHSQDVIRAIETDRWMAKVTNTGYSAIINPNGDTLWISKMNMYEIHKGIIYARNTQTLYVRMGNWLIIILSCMATMPLLKIFLLLIEYTIDF, from the coding sequence ATGAGAATTTTATTAGTAGGGTTTGGTGGCTTGTTAATGGGATTATCTACTGCCCCATTTTCCAACTTTTATTTTGCATGGATAGCATTAGTTCCATTGTGGGTATTTCTGGTATCCGAAACAACTAAACATATAACACATAAAAAATTTAAAAATAAAAAGAATAAGTTAAAGCTTAGAAGGAAAATTAACGAGAAAACCCTAATAGCAATAGTTTGGGGCTTTTCTTATCATGGTTTTAGCTTATTTTGGGTAACAAGTTTACATCCTATGACATGGATAGGAATTTCTTGGATATCAAGTTTTATAATTACAACTTTTTGTTGGCTATTTGTAACATGTTGGGGAATTGTCTTAGTACTTATTTGGTCATTCCTGATGTGTTGTTTTACTGTTAACCAAACAAAAGAGATTAATTATAAAAAAATAACCAGTAAATGTATAGAAAGTAATACATTTCTGGCATCTTCATTATTCCAGTCTCTTAAGAGAATTATTTTTGGAATTGCGATTTGGTGTATTTTAGAAATGATTTGGAGCCAAAGTCCTTTATGGTGGACTTCTCTATCTTATACACAAAGTCCAAGCAACTTAGCGATTCTACAACTAACAAAACTTTCTGGCTATTCCACAGTAACAGCACTAATTGTCGCAATTAACGGTTTGATATCAGAATCAATATTAATAATTAATAAGAATAGAAAGCAATTCTTTTTATTAAATTTTTTAAGTATAATCACTATATTATTTTCACATTTATATGGTTTATTTTTGTATAACCACAGGGCTTTAGATTCTAATGATAAAAAAATAAAAATTGGAATGATACAAGGGAATATCCCTAATACTATTAAATTAAGCCCTGAGGGAAAAGTTAGAGCTCTTAAGAATTATAGTTATGGTTACGAGGTTCTAGCGAAACAAAAAGTTGATTTAATAATAACCCCAGAAGTTGCCTTACCTTTTAACATACAATATGTACTTGATAATAGTGCTTTATCTCAGAAAATCATGAAATATAAAGTCCCCATTATCTTAGGTGCATTAGGTGACCAAAAAAATGGATATACAAATAGTCTTTTTACAATAACGGATACTGGGAAAATATTAAGTCGTTTTGACAAGGTTAAATTAGTTCCTTTGGGAGAATATATTCCTTTAGAAAATATTTTTGGAAAACTTATTAATTATTTATCTCCGTTAGAAAATCATTTAATTACAGGAAAAAATAAACAAGTTTTTGACACTTCTGTAAGCCAAGCCATCGTGGGTATTTGCTATGAATCTGCATTTAGTGAACATTTTCGATATCAAGCAAGTTTAGGTGGAGAATATATAGTCACGGCTTCTAATAATGCCCATTTTACTAGAATTATGCCTAGCCAGCATCATTCTCAGGATGTAATTCGCGCAATCGAGACTGATAGATGGATGGCTAAAGTAACCAACACAGGTTATTCTGCTATTATCAACCCTAATGGAGATACTTTATGGATATCTAAAATGAATATGTACGAAATACATAAAGGAATAATCTATGCGAGAAATACACAAACTTTATATGTAAGAATGGGGAATTGGTTAATAATTATATTAAGCTGTATGGCAACTATGCCATTATTAAAAATTTTTTTGTTGCTAATAGAATATACTATTGATTTCTAA
- a CDS encoding bifunctional cobalt-precorrin-7 (C(5))-methyltransferase/cobalt-precorrin-6B (C(15))-methyltransferase — MIRVVGIGLNGKDSLTIEVKSIVENASILMGSQRHLKYFPDYLGVAITLENFIKDIKNLKELNKDNKSIVILVSGDPLFFGLGRLLLQEINNKDLEFYPNLTSIQLAFSYIKVPWHDAHFISIHGRNLDELILSFRKGEKKIAILTDSYNSPQVIANIYLSLNLSKNYDIWVCENLGKIDQKINCFSPQKLINLEQYEFSSLNVVIFIENNNVILNKQEYKQLPILGIEDKYFLTFKDRPGLMTKREVRIAILGELNLQPKQIIWDIGAGTGSVSIEISRLSNTSKVYAIEKTAVGINIITQNCKRFRTHNVIPMPLMSLEELYELPSPDRIFIGGSGGKLIDILEICQQKLRKKGCLVISLATIENLGISINWFKNNSWYYSLFSIQVSRSLAIANLTRLYPTNPVFLLKASRKYE, encoded by the coding sequence ATGATTAGGGTTGTAGGAATTGGATTAAACGGGAAGGATAGCTTAACCATAGAAGTTAAAAGTATTGTGGAAAATGCTTCTATACTAATGGGTAGCCAGAGACATCTTAAATATTTCCCTGACTACCTTGGAGTTGCAATAACTTTAGAAAATTTTATTAAAGATATAAAAAATTTAAAAGAACTCAATAAAGATAATAAATCTATCGTTATTTTAGTTAGTGGAGATCCTCTTTTTTTTGGTTTAGGTCGTTTATTACTGCAAGAAATAAATAATAAAGACTTAGAATTTTATCCGAATCTTACATCAATTCAACTAGCATTTAGTTATATAAAAGTTCCTTGGCATGATGCTCACTTTATTAGTATTCACGGCCGTAATTTAGATGAGTTAATACTTAGCTTTAGAAAAGGAGAGAAAAAAATTGCTATTCTTACCGATAGTTATAATAGTCCACAAGTAATTGCAAATATTTATTTAAGTTTAAATCTCTCTAAAAATTATGATATTTGGGTATGCGAAAATTTAGGTAAGATTGATCAAAAAATTAATTGTTTTTCTCCTCAAAAACTAATCAATCTTGAACAGTACGAATTTTCATCTTTAAATGTTGTTATTTTCATAGAAAATAATAATGTTATTTTAAACAAACAAGAATACAAACAATTACCTATTCTAGGTATTGAGGATAAATATTTTTTAACATTCAAAGATCGCCCTGGACTTATGACAAAGCGAGAAGTCCGAATAGCCATATTAGGAGAATTAAATTTACAACCTAAGCAAATTATTTGGGATATTGGTGCAGGAACAGGATCAGTCTCTATAGAAATATCTCGTTTGTCAAATACATCAAAAGTCTATGCAATTGAAAAAACCGCAGTAGGTATTAATATAATTACTCAAAATTGTAAAAGATTCCGAACTCATAATGTTATACCTATGCCATTAATGAGTCTTGAAGAATTATATGAACTTCCAAGCCCTGACAGGATTTTCATAGGAGGTAGTGGAGGAAAGTTAATTGATATTTTAGAGATTTGTCAACAAAAGTTAAGAAAAAAAGGTTGTTTAGTTATTTCTTTAGCAACTATAGAAAACCTCGGAATAAGTATAAATTGGTTTAAAAATAATTCTTGGTACTATAGTCTTTTTAGTATTCAGGTATCTAGATCTTTAGCTATTGCAAATTTAACTCGTTTATATCCTACAAATCCAGTTTTTTTATTAAAAGCTAGTCGCAAATATGAGTAG
- the cysE gene encoding serine O-acetyltransferase, with protein sequence MDARYIILVKEFSLVLSTIVTDFRIIFDRDPAARNWLEVLFCYPGLQAIILYRFAHWLNKLNIRFLPRLISHFARFFTGIEIHPAAQIGTGVFIDHGMGVVIGETAKIGDYSLIYQGVTLGGTGKGSGKRHPTIGKNVVIGAGAKVLGNLNIGNNVRIGAGSVLLRDVPSNCTVVGIPGKIVYQSGVRVNPLEHGNLPDSEAKVIRLLLDRIDLLEKQFQLLKSNKSEEWEFIKEPDEILHLKSTYNNK encoded by the coding sequence ATGGATGCTAGATATATAATCTTAGTCAAAGAGTTCAGTCTTGTGTTATCTACTATAGTTACTGATTTTCGTATAATTTTTGATCGAGACCCTGCAGCTCGTAATTGGCTAGAAGTTCTTTTCTGCTACCCTGGTTTACAAGCTATTATTTTATATCGTTTTGCTCATTGGCTAAATAAATTAAATATTCGATTTTTACCAAGACTGATTTCCCATTTTGCACGTTTTTTTACTGGAATTGAGATTCACCCAGCAGCTCAAATCGGTACTGGAGTATTTATCGATCATGGGATGGGTGTAGTTATTGGAGAAACAGCAAAGATAGGAGACTATAGTTTAATTTATCAAGGTGTTACTCTTGGAGGAACAGGGAAAGGAAGCGGTAAAAGGCATCCAACAATTGGAAAAAATGTGGTTATAGGAGCAGGAGCAAAAGTTCTTGGAAATCTAAACATAGGTAATAATGTTCGCATAGGAGCTGGTTCTGTTTTACTTCGTGATGTACCTTCAAACTGCACTGTTGTTGGTATTCCCGGAAAAATAGTTTACCAATCAGGAGTAAGGGTTAATCCTCTCGAACATGGAAACTTACCTGATTCAGAAGCTAAAGTTATTAGATTATTATTAGATAGAATTGACTTGTTAGAAAAACAGTTTCAACTGTTAAAAAGTAACAAGTCAGAAGAGTGGGAGTTTATAAAAGAACCTGACGAAATATTGCACTTAAAATCAACTTATAACAATAAATAA
- the lepB gene encoding signal peptidase I, which yields MSWNLNKYNFFNKSNPYKSLLAVIWENMQILLIAIALAFFIRTFIAEPRYIPSESMHPTLQTGDRLIIEKVSRYFYTSKAKDIVVFKPPIQLKLQGYKNNQAFIKRIIAISGETVAVKDGKVYVNDILLEEDYILQKPYYNLQPITVPKGYLFVMGDNRNNSNDSHVWGFLSEKNIIGRAIFRFSPFKRISIF from the coding sequence ATGTCCTGGAACCTGAATAAGTATAATTTTTTTAATAAATCTAATCCATATAAAAGTTTGTTAGCAGTTATTTGGGAAAATATGCAAATTTTATTAATTGCTATTGCTTTAGCTTTTTTTATTCGTACATTTATCGCTGAACCTCGCTATATTCCTTCTGAATCTATGCATCCTACTTTGCAAACAGGTGATCGATTAATTATCGAAAAGGTTTCTCGCTATTTTTATACTTCTAAAGCAAAAGATATAGTCGTGTTTAAACCCCCAATCCAATTAAAACTACAGGGCTATAAAAATAACCAGGCTTTTATTAAAAGAATAATTGCAATCAGTGGAGAGACTGTTGCAGTCAAAGACGGAAAAGTATATGTTAATGATATTTTACTAGAAGAAGATTACATTTTACAGAAGCCATATTATAATTTGCAACCAATTACAGTGCCAAAAGGATATCTTTTTGTTATGGGAGATAATCGAAATAATAGTAATGATTCTCATGTATGGGGTTTTTTGTCAGAAAAAAATATTATTGGACGTGCCATTTTTCGTTTTTCTCCTTTTAAACGTATTTCTATTTTTTAA
- a CDS encoding Ycf51 family protein yields MSTFINLSNYFEWSLLITIISLLLVILSFILSWKNRFRLVGISGFMIVLTVGLFGLNIGLLNRHRIITSSSSSRVYDNASDQIVISVEPSITEEELFMALREAAQNYFVYGRSAGKDNQLTLRARVLLHVNEKEDLPLYLGKAEQKLNFHNDNHPEINIQIDKNAFQTLSQYLNNMNLS; encoded by the coding sequence ATGTCTACCTTTATAAATCTTTCAAATTATTTTGAATGGTCTTTGCTAATTACAATTATTTCACTTTTACTTGTAATTTTATCTTTTATATTAAGTTGGAAAAATCGTTTTAGATTGGTTGGAATTTCAGGGTTCATGATAGTCCTAACTGTAGGATTGTTTGGACTAAATATAGGTTTGCTCAATCGTCATAGAATTATCACATCAAGCTCATCATCTCGTGTATACGATAATGCTAGCGATCAAATAGTAATTTCTGTTGAACCCTCTATCACCGAAGAAGAATTATTCATGGCATTAAGAGAAGCAGCTCAAAATTATTTTGTTTACGGAAGATCTGCAGGGAAAGATAATCAGTTAACCTTGAGAGCACGAGTCCTTCTACATGTAAATGAAAAAGAAGATCTTCCTTTGTATCTTGGAAAAGCTGAGCAAAAACTAAATTTTCACAATGACAATCATCCAGAGATAAATATTCAAATCGATAAAAATGCATTTCAAACTTTATCTCAATATCTAAATAATATGAATTTATCTTAA
- a CDS encoding DUF3067 family protein: MIGKELYELIYSKWSKSYDIQLKKVKEQFFCQIMWKYLEQASFPMTEQEYFKHLDAVANYITTWNSEQEIIAYLQATKERPRLGKPVSIPLSFRDKDSEWILDD, encoded by the coding sequence ATGATTGGGAAAGAATTATATGAATTAATTTATAGTAAATGGAGTAAATCCTATGACATACAGTTAAAAAAAGTTAAAGAGCAATTTTTTTGTCAAATAATGTGGAAATACTTAGAGCAAGCATCGTTCCCCATGACAGAACAAGAATACTTTAAGCATCTTGATGCTGTAGCTAATTACATAACCACTTGGAACAGTGAACAAGAAATTATTGCATATTTACAAGCTACTAAAGAAAGACCTCGTTTAGGAAAGCCTGTTAGCATACCTTTAAGCTTTAGAGATAAAGACTCTGAATGGATTTTAGACGACTAA
- a CDS encoding PspA/IM30 family protein: protein MKWLNKINRNIRKKLDRWVNKSNSPEKILEIATTQIENELINMRGALAEAIASHKFSERQLLHYESLSDKLYQKAELAISQNNDSLARKSLMNRQSYQKQAYDIKTELESQQIMIQELKRKLRVLESKGQEVKTKKNIYLARLRSATAKQKLNEILNDFEEDSSNNLFEIIDNKIMELSIQPEAISIKKEPNILESHSTKLESKNSQARLPHTKSNIENLD from the coding sequence ATGAAATGGCTTAATAAAATTAATCGTAATATAAGAAAGAAGCTAGATCGGTGGGTGAATAAATCAAATAGTCCTGAAAAAATTCTAGAGATAGCAACTACACAGATAGAGAATGAATTGATTAACATGAGAGGAGCATTGGCAGAAGCAATTGCTAGCCACAAATTTTCAGAACGTCAATTATTACACTATGAAAGCTTATCTGATAAATTATATCAAAAAGCCGAATTAGCCATATCTCAGAATAACGATTCTTTAGCAAGAAAATCATTGATGAATCGCCAATCTTATCAGAAACAAGCTTATGACATTAAAACTGAACTAGAAAGTCAACAGATAATGATTCAAGAGCTTAAAAGAAAATTACGAGTATTAGAAAGTAAAGGACAAGAAGTAAAAACAAAGAAAAATATCTATCTTGCACGGTTACGTTCAGCGACTGCAAAGCAAAAACTTAATGAAATACTAAATGACTTTGAAGAAGACAGCTCTAATAATTTATTTGAAATAATTGACAATAAAATTATGGAATTATCGATACAGCCGGAAGCTATAAGTATAAAAAAGGAACCTAATATTTTAGAAAGTCACTCTACCAAGCTAGAAAGTAAAAATTCCCAAGCACGATTACCTCATACTAAATCAAATATAGAAAATTTAGACTAG
- a CDS encoding LmeA family phospholipid-binding protein, producing MEWFTIFLSGLITTISPIGLIVDNVIENELRSQVVNAEKLLVRIDNTPSYKIVNGKVDHIYIASRKVEVIKNLTIDSFELETDSVDIDIKKIQQLEKAKNLRSFLNKPFQGAFKITIKEENFNEALESQNIKSKLQELINDLLPRQAPKFKIIALRVNFVRENYLGLEVELEEDSTSKKTKNELIITTEVGFNVEKGYLVKLTNLSATLNKRKLSKRFLNFLTIGINEKLNLKNLEKQGIVARILELHINNNMLKVATFFRLDPLL from the coding sequence ATGGAATGGTTCACTATTTTTTTATCGGGTTTGATTACTACTATTTCGCCTATTGGACTTATTGTTGATAATGTTATTGAAAATGAATTACGCTCTCAAGTTGTAAATGCAGAAAAATTACTAGTTCGTATTGATAATACGCCAAGCTATAAAATCGTGAACGGTAAAGTTGATCATATTTATATTGCAAGTCGCAAGGTTGAAGTTATCAAAAATCTTACAATAGATTCTTTTGAACTAGAAACTGATTCAGTTGATATTGATATTAAAAAGATTCAGCAATTAGAAAAAGCTAAAAATTTAAGGTCATTTTTAAACAAACCATTTCAAGGTGCTTTTAAAATAACAATAAAAGAAGAAAATTTTAATGAAGCATTGGAATCACAGAATATTAAATCTAAATTACAAGAATTAATAAATGATTTATTACCTCGTCAAGCTCCTAAGTTCAAAATCATCGCATTACGTGTAAATTTTGTAAGGGAGAACTATCTAGGTTTAGAAGTTGAATTAGAAGAAGATTCAACTTCTAAGAAAACAAAAAATGAACTAATAATTACAACAGAAGTTGGTTTTAATGTTGAAAAAGGATATTTAGTAAAATTAACAAATTTGAGTGCTACTCTTAACAAGAGAAAATTATCAAAACGTTTTTTAAACTTTTTGACAATAGGAATTAATGAAAAATTGAACTTAAAAAATCTTGAAAAGCAAGGAATAGTGGCAAGAATTTTAGAGTTACATATTAATAACAATATGTTAAAAGTTGCTACTTTTTTCCGTCTTGATCCACTACTATGA
- the cysC gene encoding adenylyl-sulfate kinase, which produces MKQNGVTIWLTGLSGAGKSTISDALGKKIKNFGYSLEVLDGDVVRTNLTKGLGFSKEDRDTNIRRIGFVCQLLTRNNVIVLVAAISPYRDIRNEVREKIGNFMEVYINAPLTICETRDVKGLYKKARSGEIKSFTGIDDPYEAPINPEVECRTDIETLEESVDKILRKLKEMNYIE; this is translated from the coding sequence ATGAAACAAAATGGCGTAACTATCTGGTTGACAGGATTAAGCGGAGCTGGAAAATCTACCATTTCTGATGCTTTAGGAAAAAAAATCAAAAATTTTGGTTATTCATTAGAAGTGTTAGATGGTGATGTAGTAAGAACTAATCTAACAAAAGGATTAGGATTTTCTAAAGAAGATCGAGATACTAATATCCGTCGTATTGGTTTTGTTTGCCAATTATTAACACGTAATAATGTAATAGTTTTAGTTGCTGCTATTTCTCCTTACAGAGATATTCGTAATGAAGTTAGAGAAAAGATCGGAAATTTCATGGAAGTATACATTAATGCACCATTAACGATTTGTGAAACAAGAGATGTAAAAGGTTTATATAAAAAGGCTAGGTCTGGTGAAATTAAATCGTTTACTGGAATTGATGATCCTTATGAAGCTCCTATAAATCCTGAAGTTGAGTGTCGTACAGACATTGAAACACTTGAAGAGAGTGTCGATAAGATTTTAAGAAAACTCAAGGAAATGAACTATATAGAATAA
- a CDS encoding cobalt-precorrin-8X methylmutase produces MSQDLFLNHPITTKSFAIIDQEIGQHDFDALEYKVVRRVIHSTADFELINSLSFSPNAIKKGINALKKKTPIVTDVTMVKQGVLSLVNKTFKNLVIASVNQTSGSNPGKTLTETGLLKCCNTYPRGIYVIGNAPTALLTLCQQILLNKIQPSLIIGAPVGFVSVLEAKQALKRVNVPKIIVQGRKGGSPVAASILNALITLAYKNELP; encoded by the coding sequence ATGAGCCAGGACTTATTTTTAAACCATCCTATTACAACTAAAAGCTTTGCTATTATTGATCAAGAAATAGGTCAACATGACTTCGATGCATTAGAGTATAAGGTTGTTCGTCGTGTTATTCACTCTACAGCTGACTTTGAACTTATTAATTCACTAAGTTTTAGTCCGAACGCAATTAAAAAAGGTATTAATGCGCTTAAAAAGAAGACTCCCATAGTGACAGATGTCACTATGGTAAAACAAGGAGTTCTTAGTTTGGTGAACAAAACTTTTAAAAACCTAGTTATTGCTTCAGTTAATCAAACATCAGGTTCTAATCCTGGTAAAACTCTTACGGAAACAGGACTATTAAAATGCTGCAATACTTATCCTAGAGGAATTTATGTAATAGGCAACGCTCCAACTGCGTTACTTACTTTATGTCAGCAAATCCTTTTGAATAAGATACAACCAAGTTTAATTATTGGTGCACCAGTAGGTTTTGTTTCTGTTTTAGAAGCCAAACAAGCTTTAAAAAGGGTTAATGTTCCCAAGATTATTGTACAAGGGAGAAAAGGTGGTTCTCCTGTTGCAGCTTCTATATTGAATGCTTTAATTACTTTGGCTTACAAAAACGAATTACCATAG